One Capillibacterium thermochitinicola DNA window includes the following coding sequences:
- a CDS encoding phenylacetate--CoA ligase family protein: protein MWSPEYESMSGERRRELQFKRLKATVERVYNRVPFYRAKMEKAGITPADLQSLEDLKYLPFTTKDDLRLNYPFGLFAADLDEVVRIHASSGTTGKMTVVGYTKNDLGVWSEVMARSITSAGGGRHDRIQIAYGYGLFTGGLGAHYGAELVGAMVVPTSGGNTKRQLQVMRDFGVTILACTPSYALYMAETAREEGLDLHALPLRIGIFGAEPWSEQMRQRIEAEFGIKAYDIYGLSEIIGPGVAIECAEQNGLHIMEDHFLPEVIDPATGRPLADGEKGELVFTTLTKEAFPLIRYRTRDLSILYGEACACGRTTKRMHRILGRTDDMLIIRGVNVFPSQIESVLLENGDATPHYQLVVDRKGNLDDLEVRVEVSEEMFASEIRKLEELGANIKRKIESALGINVRVKLVEPKSIPRSEGKAVRVVDRRNLYNG, encoded by the coding sequence ATGTGGAGTCCAGAATACGAAAGCATGTCCGGGGAGCGCCGCCGCGAGCTGCAGTTTAAGCGGCTAAAAGCGACCGTGGAACGGGTCTACAACCGGGTGCCCTTCTACCGGGCAAAAATGGAGAAGGCCGGGATCACCCCCGCCGATCTCCAGAGCCTTGAGGATCTGAAGTACCTGCCGTTTACGACCAAAGATGACCTACGGCTCAATTACCCCTTTGGCCTCTTCGCCGCCGACCTGGATGAGGTGGTGCGGATTCATGCCTCGTCGGGGACGACCGGGAAGATGACGGTGGTCGGGTACACCAAAAACGACCTGGGGGTCTGGAGTGAAGTGATGGCCCGGAGTATTACCAGTGCCGGAGGTGGGCGCCACGACCGGATCCAGATCGCCTACGGGTATGGCCTGTTCACCGGCGGGTTGGGCGCCCACTACGGGGCGGAGCTGGTCGGAGCGATGGTGGTCCCCACTTCCGGGGGGAACACCAAGCGGCAACTCCAGGTGATGCGGGATTTCGGCGTGACGATTCTGGCCTGCACCCCGTCGTACGCTCTATACATGGCCGAAACGGCCCGGGAAGAAGGGTTGGACCTCCATGCCCTGCCCCTCCGGATCGGGATTTTCGGGGCGGAACCGTGGTCGGAGCAGATGCGGCAGCGGATTGAGGCCGAATTCGGCATTAAAGCATATGATATTTACGGCCTGTCGGAGATCATCGGCCCCGGGGTGGCCATCGAGTGTGCGGAGCAAAACGGGCTCCACATTATGGAGGATCATTTCTTGCCCGAGGTGATCGACCCGGCAACCGGACGCCCGCTGGCCGACGGGGAAAAAGGCGAGCTGGTCTTCACCACCCTGACGAAAGAGGCCTTCCCCCTCATCCGGTACCGGACAAGAGACTTGAGCATTCTCTACGGGGAGGCGTGTGCTTGTGGACGCACGACGAAACGGATGCACCGGATCCTGGGGCGGACCGATGATATGCTCATCATCCGGGGCGTCAATGTCTTCCCCTCCCAGATCGAGAGTGTCTTGTTGGAGAACGGCGACGCCACCCCCCACTACCAGTTGGTGGTGGACCGGAAAGGGAACCTGGATGACCTGGAGGTCAGGGTTGAGGTCTCCGAAGAAATGTTTGCCAGTGAGATCCGGAAGCTGGAGGAACTCGGGGCCAACATTAAACGGAAGATCGAAAGCGCGTTGGGGATCAATGTCCGGGTGAAACTGGTGGAGCCGAAATCGATCCCCCGCAGCGAGGGGAAGGCGGTCCGGGTGGTCGACCGGCGCAACCTCTACAACGGGTGA
- a CDS encoding ACT domain-containing protein, translating to MKVKQISVFLENKSGRLAQVTKILGANRINIRALAIADTADYGILRLIVNDPGKALAVLRAEGLTVRETEVIAVEVPDQPGGLAAVLQELDAKGINIEYMYAFVGKTAENAIVIFRVEEIDRALELLENSQVKLLPERELYHY from the coding sequence ATGAAAGTCAAACAGATCTCCGTCTTTTTAGAGAATAAATCCGGCCGGTTGGCCCAGGTCACCAAGATCCTTGGGGCCAACCGGATTAACATCCGTGCCCTGGCCATTGCCGATACGGCCGATTACGGTATTTTGCGTTTGATTGTCAATGATCCCGGGAAAGCGCTGGCGGTATTGCGGGCGGAAGGTCTAACCGTGCGGGAGACGGAAGTGATTGCCGTCGAGGTACCGGACCAGCCGGGTGGGTTGGCCGCCGTCTTGCAGGAATTGGACGCCAAAGGGATTAATATTGAGTATATGTACGCTTTTGTCGGAAAGACGGCCGAGAACGCCATCGTGATCTTCCGCGTGGAGGAGATTGACCGGGCGCTTGAGTTGCTTGAAAATTCCCAGGTTAAGTTGTTGCCCGAGCGTGAACTCTACCATTATTAG
- the lipA gene encoding lipoyl synthase — translation MEQRKPEWLKIKVQANEEKADVEHLLDELALPTVCKEARCPNLMECYSRRTATFLILGRNCTRHCRFCNVQKGQPEPVASDEPARVAQAVARLQLNHVVVTSVTRDDLPDGGAGQFAAVVTAIRRLNPGVTVEVLIPDFRGDPLALQKVLAVKPDVLNHNIETVPRLYPAVRPEADYRRSLTLLARVKEFAPRILTKSGVMVGLGETEDELTAVMKDLRAAGCDALTIGQYLAPSRAHHRVVAYITPAQFARYERIGRELGFRHVAAGPFVRSSYRAAEAFTAYEV, via the coding sequence ATGGAGCAACGGAAACCGGAATGGTTGAAGATTAAAGTGCAAGCCAACGAAGAAAAAGCCGATGTCGAGCATTTACTGGATGAACTGGCGTTACCGACAGTCTGTAAAGAGGCGCGTTGTCCCAACCTCATGGAGTGTTACAGCAGGAGAACGGCCACTTTTTTGATCTTGGGACGGAATTGTACACGGCATTGCCGGTTTTGTAATGTGCAAAAAGGACAACCGGAACCGGTGGCCTCCGACGAGCCCGCGCGGGTGGCGCAAGCGGTGGCCAGGCTCCAGTTAAACCACGTGGTGGTCACTTCGGTGACGCGGGATGATCTCCCGGACGGCGGGGCCGGACAGTTTGCCGCGGTGGTCACGGCGATCCGGCGTTTGAATCCGGGCGTCACCGTTGAAGTTTTGATTCCCGATTTTCGGGGGGACCCGCTGGCTTTGCAAAAAGTCTTGGCGGTCAAGCCCGATGTCCTCAATCATAATATAGAAACGGTTCCCCGCCTTTACCCGGCCGTGCGCCCCGAAGCCGATTACCGGCGTTCTTTAACCCTGCTGGCACGGGTGAAAGAGTTTGCCCCCCGGATCCTGACGAAATCCGGCGTGATGGTGGGTCTGGGCGAAACCGAGGACGAGCTGACTGCGGTGATGAAGGATTTGCGGGCGGCGGGTTGTGATGCGCTGACGATCGGGCAGTATTTGGCGCCCTCCCGGGCGCACCACCGGGTGGTTGCCTACATCACACCGGCGCAGTTTGCACGGTACGAAAGAATCGGGCGGGAGCTCGGGTTCCGTCATGTGGCGGCCGGTCCCTTTGTGCGGAGTTCTTACCGGGCGGCGGAGGCTTTTACGGCTTACGAGGTTTAA
- the lpdA gene encoding dihydrolipoyl dehydrogenase, translated as MVYDLIVLGGGPAGYHGAALAGRKGLRTLLIEERALGGVCLHNGCIPSKTWLQSAKLFAHVQNGAVYGVKADGLHFDQQVVTARKNKVVRILSAGVKTKLQNANVEVVTAKGEIQGKDEDGFRIKAGADNYKGKNLLLATGSVPVIPPIPGLKEGLAAGTVKTNAEIFDLNHLPASLVVIGGGVIGLEMAAYFSAAGSKVTVIELLDRIGGEIDREIAGILYDNYRKKGVDFKLNTRVTAVDGSRVQFTSPTGDGAVEAELVLLSAGRRPLLSGFGLETLQPHMEQGRLVVDRAGRTSVPGLYAAGDVNGRSMLAHTAYREAEVCIDRILGGTEEVNYEAIPAVIYTDPEVASVGETAESAARKGLAVQTVKVSMRYSGRYVAEHEGGDGICKLVVNRGDRRLLGVHLIAEYASELIYGAGLMIDRELRIDEIEKIVFPHPTVSEIIKEAALQYGSI; from the coding sequence TTGGTTTATGATCTCATTGTGCTCGGGGGTGGGCCCGCCGGTTACCACGGGGCGGCGCTGGCCGGACGCAAAGGCCTGCGCACCCTTTTGATTGAGGAAAGGGCGTTGGGCGGCGTCTGTTTACATAACGGTTGTATCCCGTCGAAAACCTGGCTCCAGTCGGCGAAGCTCTTTGCCCATGTCCAAAACGGGGCGGTTTATGGGGTGAAAGCTGATGGGCTCCATTTTGACCAGCAGGTGGTTACCGCCCGCAAAAACAAGGTGGTCCGGATCCTGAGCGCCGGGGTGAAGACGAAGCTCCAAAACGCCAACGTGGAAGTGGTGACGGCGAAGGGTGAGATCCAGGGAAAAGATGAGGACGGCTTCCGGATTAAAGCCGGGGCCGATAATTATAAAGGAAAAAACCTTCTGCTGGCGACCGGGTCGGTGCCGGTAATTCCGCCGATCCCCGGGCTAAAGGAAGGACTGGCGGCGGGGACAGTGAAGACCAACGCCGAGATTTTTGATCTGAACCACCTCCCGGCTTCGTTGGTGGTGATCGGCGGCGGTGTGATTGGTTTGGAAATGGCGGCCTACTTCAGTGCGGCCGGCAGTAAAGTGACGGTCATCGAGCTGCTGGACCGGATTGGCGGGGAAATCGACCGGGAGATCGCCGGGATCCTCTACGATAACTACCGGAAAAAAGGGGTTGATTTTAAATTAAACACCCGGGTGACCGCGGTCGACGGGTCGCGGGTGCAGTTTACGTCGCCGACGGGGGACGGCGCCGTCGAGGCGGAGCTGGTCCTTTTGAGTGCGGGACGCCGGCCTCTGCTCTCCGGTTTCGGGTTGGAGACCCTTCAGCCGCACATGGAGCAGGGCCGGTTGGTGGTGGACCGGGCGGGCCGCACCAGCGTCCCGGGGCTCTATGCGGCGGGGGATGTTAACGGCCGTTCGATGCTGGCCCATACCGCCTACCGGGAAGCGGAAGTCTGTATCGACCGCATCCTGGGGGGAACGGAGGAAGTGAACTACGAAGCAATTCCGGCGGTCATTTACACCGATCCGGAGGTGGCTTCCGTGGGCGAGACCGCAGAGTCGGCTGCCCGAAAAGGATTGGCTGTGCAAACGGTCAAAGTATCTATGCGGTACAGTGGCCGCTATGTCGCGGAACACGAGGGGGGTGATGGGATCTGTAAGCTGGTTGTCAACCGCGGCGACCGGCGGCTCTTGGGGGTTCACCTGATTGCGGAGTATGCTTCGGAGCTGATCTATGGGGCCGGCCTCATGATCGACCGGGAGTTGCGCATCGACGAGATCGAAAAGATCGTCTTTCCCCACCCGACCGTGAGTGAGATCATCAAAGAAGCGGCTTTACAATATGGATCGATTTAG
- a CDS encoding HD-GYP domain-containing protein translates to MRYLPLDEITEDMCLARPIFNGDGRILLSNGVRLTKNYLARLKEMGYQNLYVYRAGEEINDFSIPVSDQTMREAIHGVKDAFSKAAQRQHLNTRSVNEIVNYILDEILTNPTVLYNLMDIKNHDNYYYHHCVNVGIISTLIAKEMGFSRDKMKDLTTGALLHDLGMVCVDPKILTQPRPLTDEEMAAVREHTNYGFQLLRSERDLSILVAHTAWQHHERMDGSGYPKGLVGEEIHLFGRIVAVADSYETMTSGRVYQKAMWSHEAIRQLKESAPEKYDPQVVAAMERSIASYPVGSVVVLNTHEEAVVVDVNAKKITIQFSSGPRVNALMDLEPDSEIKIEERLS, encoded by the coding sequence ATGAGATATTTACCATTGGATGAGATCACGGAAGATATGTGTCTGGCCCGACCGATCTTTAACGGTGATGGGCGCATCTTACTCTCCAACGGCGTTAGGTTGACGAAAAATTATCTCGCCCGGCTAAAAGAGATGGGTTACCAAAACTTATACGTTTACCGGGCCGGTGAAGAGATCAACGATTTTTCCATACCCGTTAGTGACCAAACCATGCGCGAAGCGATCCATGGGGTGAAGGACGCGTTTAGCAAAGCCGCTCAGCGGCAACACTTGAACACCAGAAGCGTCAATGAAATAGTCAATTACATTTTGGACGAAATCTTGACCAACCCAACCGTCCTTTATAACCTGATGGATATCAAAAACCACGATAATTACTATTACCATCATTGCGTCAACGTCGGGATCATTTCCACCTTAATCGCCAAGGAAATGGGTTTTTCCCGCGATAAAATGAAAGATTTGACCACCGGCGCGCTCCTCCATGACTTGGGGATGGTCTGTGTTGACCCGAAGATCCTGACCCAACCGCGGCCTCTCACCGACGAGGAAATGGCGGCGGTGCGTGAACATACCAATTACGGCTTTCAACTCCTCCGCTCGGAACGGGATTTGAGTATTCTGGTGGCGCATACCGCCTGGCAGCACCATGAACGGATGGATGGAAGCGGCTACCCGAAGGGGCTGGTTGGGGAAGAGATCCATCTGTTCGGCCGGATCGTCGCGGTGGCCGACTCTTACGAGACGATGACCAGCGGCCGTGTCTACCAGAAAGCCATGTGGAGCCACGAAGCGATCCGGCAGTTGAAGGAGAGCGCGCCCGAAAAATACGATCCGCAAGTGGTGGCGGCAATGGAACGTTCGATTGCCTCCTACCCCGTGGGCAGTGTGGTGGTGCTGAACACCCACGAAGAGGCGGTGGTGGTCGACGTGAACGCCAAAAAAATCACCATTCAGTTTTCCAGCGGGCCACGGGTTAATGCCCTGATGGATTTGGAGCCCGATTCGGAGATTAAAATTGAAGAGCGTCTGTCTTGA
- a CDS encoding RrF2 family transcriptional regulator, which translates to MLISTKGRYGLRSLADLVYYGQKKPVPLRVIAERQGISESYLEQVFALLRKAGLVNAVRGSYGGYVLARPAHQITVGEVLKALEGPLTLANCTPGGSPAECDKMDTCLTMPFWQELSAKIDEVLSSTTLQDLVKKGQTTGKGPDSKS; encoded by the coding sequence TTGCTGATCTCAACCAAAGGAAGGTATGGTTTACGGTCCTTGGCCGATCTGGTGTATTACGGCCAAAAAAAACCCGTTCCGCTACGGGTGATCGCTGAACGGCAGGGTATCTCCGAATCCTATTTGGAACAAGTTTTTGCCCTCTTGCGCAAAGCCGGGTTGGTCAACGCGGTCCGGGGCTCTTACGGCGGCTACGTCCTGGCCCGCCCCGCCCACCAGATTACCGTCGGTGAAGTGCTGAAAGCACTGGAAGGCCCGCTCACCCTGGCCAATTGTACCCCCGGCGGGTCACCGGCCGAATGCGACAAGATGGACACCTGTCTGACGATGCCTTTTTGGCAGGAACTTTCCGCCAAAATCGATGAAGTCCTTTCGTCCACCACCCTCCAGGATCTGGTGAAGAAAGGACAGACGACCGGTAAAGGTCCGGACTCAAAAAGCTGA
- a CDS encoding DMT family transporter codes for MTEIKTERGKAERTRAVILLVITATLWSTSGLLIKLIDWNPLAITGVRSIFAALLMWGYTKKPRLNRSGWQWAAAFAYAGTMITFVMANKMTTSANAILLQYTAPIYVVLFARLLLGERTTGLDWATIVVVLAGMGLFFKEELTPGAFWGNVIAVVSGVFFALTAVLLRKQRDGIPVESVLLGNLITAVVAIPFVVNDPLPNLTALLILVLMGFFQIGLSYILYTIALQKVSALEGVLVPLLEPLLNPIWVLIFTGETPGIWALVGGAIVLSAVTFRSFILTAREAKNRKPGGEGANFAERSGKML; via the coding sequence ATGACTGAGATCAAAACCGAGCGCGGCAAGGCCGAACGGACCAGAGCCGTAATTTTGCTGGTGATTACGGCCACCCTTTGGAGTACCAGCGGACTCCTGATAAAACTGATCGACTGGAACCCACTGGCCATCACCGGGGTGCGCAGCATCTTTGCGGCGCTTTTGATGTGGGGTTATACGAAGAAACCAAGGCTGAACCGCTCCGGTTGGCAATGGGCGGCGGCGTTTGCCTACGCCGGGACCATGATCACATTTGTGATGGCCAATAAGATGACAACCTCGGCCAATGCCATACTTCTCCAGTATACCGCCCCTATCTACGTGGTGCTCTTTGCCCGTTTGCTTTTGGGAGAAAGGACCACCGGGCTTGACTGGGCGACGATTGTTGTGGTTTTAGCCGGGATGGGCCTCTTTTTCAAGGAAGAATTGACCCCCGGCGCCTTTTGGGGGAACGTGATTGCCGTGGTCAGTGGGGTTTTCTTTGCCCTGACCGCCGTTCTCCTCCGGAAACAGCGGGACGGGATCCCGGTTGAATCGGTGTTGCTGGGCAACCTTATTACCGCGGTGGTGGCGATCCCGTTTGTGGTCAATGACCCCCTGCCGAACCTTACGGCCTTGTTGATCCTTGTTTTGATGGGGTTTTTCCAGATCGGGCTCTCCTATATTCTCTATACCATTGCGCTGCAAAAAGTCTCCGCCCTGGAGGGGGTGCTGGTTCCCCTGTTGGAGCCGTTGCTGAACCCGATCTGGGTCCTGATCTTTACCGGAGAAACACCGGGCATCTGGGCGCTGGTGGGCGGGGCGATTGTCTTGTCGGCCGTGACCTTCCGCAGTTTTATCCTGACCGCCCGGGAGGCCAAAAACCGCAAGCCCGGTGGGGAAGGCGCGAATTTTGCTGAAAGAAGCGGAAAAATGTTGTGA
- a CDS encoding nitroreductase family protein produces the protein MLKELIRKNRSYRRFYEQEPLSRATLVELVDLARYAPSAANRQPLKYLLSYTPERNSRIFPHLRWAGYLTDWPGPAPGERPAGYIVILGDTTISKNFDCDHGIAAQSILLGAVEAGLGGCIIGSIDREGLRQALQIPAHFEILLVLALGRPKEEVVLETMDESGDIRYWRDEQAVHHVPKRPLDDLILD, from the coding sequence ATGCTTAAGGAATTGATCCGCAAGAACCGGAGTTACCGCCGGTTTTATGAGCAGGAACCGCTATCCAGGGCAACCCTGGTTGAATTGGTGGACCTGGCGCGGTACGCGCCCTCGGCGGCCAACCGCCAACCTCTGAAGTATTTGTTGTCATACACCCCGGAGCGGAACAGCCGGATCTTTCCCCACCTGCGCTGGGCGGGGTATCTGACCGACTGGCCCGGGCCGGCTCCCGGTGAACGCCCGGCGGGTTATATTGTGATCTTGGGTGATACCACCATCAGTAAAAATTTCGACTGCGACCACGGGATTGCCGCCCAAAGCATCCTTTTGGGGGCGGTCGAGGCGGGGCTGGGCGGCTGTATTATCGGCTCCATCGACCGGGAGGGGTTACGGCAAGCCCTCCAGATCCCGGCTCATTTCGAGATCTTGCTGGTCCTGGCTTTGGGCCGGCCGAAAGAAGAAGTTGTTCTCGAGACGATGGACGAAAGCGGCGATATCCGCTACTGGCGGGATGAGCAGGCCGTCCATCATGTGCCGAA